agggcgctatacggGGTAAACAAAcgcaatcatcatcatcaggtGCAGCAGTGTGCACAGCAGCTGTCGTAAGTTTCTACTCGTCCACTGGCAATCATGGCTGAAAATGTCTATTTTTACGTCCCAAATATTATTGGTGAGTGTGAAACCTTATTCAAAAATATGTCCTTGAACTATGTGTTTATAGCATAAAGTAGTAATTGCCTTCAATCATTCTTAGTTTGACGTATGCTGAGTTGTGAGAGAGATAGTTAGTTTAATTAAGGCTACACACTTGAATTGAACTCAATCGGTATGCATTTCTCGCCAATAATACTTGAGCTGCTACAACTATTCTATTTAGGTAGAGGTAGAGAGCTCTGATGAGAGATATGATGACTTGACTTGAGTTCTGAATGATTCTGTAGACATTTTTAGGGTGTGGTACTCGTGCGAACGAGTACGAGTGCTATTTATAAAGCAAAATTAAGTAAAGTTTTACTTTTAGGTCTAactcggaaaagtttccgtatggcgccaccactttttcattcgaaataaaataatatagtatctaatttacctgattgatatatccctttttgtaaaaatgagtgaaaaagtggtggcgccatacggaaaattaTCCTCTAACTCATCTAAGCCCCAGACCCGGGGCCTAACTAAgccctacttctagaaactataaggctccccgtGAGCCTTAAAATCGGCGTTGATAgttgaaagttttacgaccgttagccaccAATAactgtagacccagtaactggggcgactgtattcctttttcgaaattttgacattttctgtcataCTAGTATACTGGGTCTACAATTACTGAAGCTTTCTTTGTACTACACGACCAAAACTTTCCCCAGACAAACCCccacaaaaaacacaccaaataaacaaacaggaACAATTTTATTGGTCTATTAATGGCATATTGGTTCAGTCTTTCTTTCAGTAATTATATCTTTCCAAATACTGTAAGAGACTGGAATTCACTCCTCTACTTAACAACCAGCATTTCTAGCCCCACTAAGTTTCGGCGTACACTCATAGGTACGCATACAATCGACTAGGAGTTCCTCCCTCCTGACGATAATTATATCAAGATCAAGATTTCTCGtagcattttttatttgtttgtatccaCAGGTTATGGGAGGCTTCTTCTTGTGTTGCTGTCATGGTTCTACTGGAGAAATCCTCCTTGGCTTATTGGTTTCTACATGACTTCACTCTTTCTTGATGGTAAAgaaattgtaatattttgtatcattgtaaattgcattgttttgtttgtaaaacaagttttgtactctttttgtttggttgcttttgtttttctttaaaaaagcaCTTTGTATCGCTTTTGTAAAAGGCACTATATAAAAAAGGTTATATTCATGTTTTGATCATTTTAGATTTAGGGCAAGTTGAAATCTTCAATCTAAAACAAACACATCGTACCTATGGCGATCGTGCCTTTTCAGTATCCAAAACTCGCAAAATCTGAAACTTTTATTTATAGCTGGCACCGACAATGCAAGAACCCAGACCCTGCACCGTAGTTTCTCAATTTAgctcggagtcggaagaaacgGTTAAACCGAAACAGTTAAAAGTCACAAGTTTCGTTTGACCGCTAAGGAATACTAACCTAGATGCATAACCCTATCTTTTGCAAAACTAAAGGAGTACTGAGTAACATCTATCACACATTGTAGTATTAAACAGTATAAAATCCAAAggaataacaaataatttgtttattttcttgtaGCTATTAATGGTACAGTGGCAAGGAAACTGCATCAGACATCAGCATTTGGAGTTTGGGTGAGTTAGATAGACAGTGAGTTAGGCAGTGTGGTCCCTCATTCCTTGTGTTGTTGATGaaacattgtttatttttctatttgTAGCTTGATCTGGTAGTTGATAATGTTGGCCGGGGAATGCTTTGGAGCCAAATATACAAGGtaaatattttttcttcttaatacAGATAAATAAACCCTGACTTGGTGCACCTTACAAACTATTGATTCAAACCAATTGTCAGTAATAAAAACCAATCTCAAAagtgtattgttattatttgtcaTTATTTCTGTAGTGGGGTTGTTTTGTTTCTGCGTTGGAATGGTGCGTTCTGGTTTGTACACACACAGCGGGGGCACAATGGAAATCCAACTACGGCCAAGCACCATGGTTGGTCAAAAACGTTATGTCAAATGGTGAGTAACTGAAATCAGAGTAGTGGAGAATCTGACCAAAACTTGAAACTAGTGAGAATATTTTCACGGGTTGAAatatggaatgttccattcaacgaaACGAAGCAGACTCACAGTTAATGGAACAATCCATCTTTCAAAGAATGATTACTTTTTCTCCATTGCAAGCATCCAAGTCgatctttgtcatttgattAGTTGATAAAACTGTAAGAATAaacattactcgggtgggattcgaacccacaaactttgtaattctagaccagatgtcttaccaactagaccacagagattgcccggtagctagaggcagtttgaatcctatattttagctgCGGGTACCGTTTGGTTTATGATGTAGCAAAGAAATGGTTTGACTAAGGAATGCACAATTTctatacaaaaaatacacaatttgtttgttttgttttcacttcaaCCTGACAACAGGCCGGGCCGGGATCACCTATTATAAACTGGATGGCATTTTCACCAGTTGGACATACTTGCTGTGTTTAATCAAGTACAAGAGGATTGGAATAAAAAGGTTACTCTTCCAAAACCCAGTGTGTAAAAATTAGATTTAAAATTCCTGAACTCTAAAGAGCTGcttatgttttgttattttgtagaTTGTAAAACCCCTGTTGGACTGTACACAGCGTGGAGCCTTCATCTGTTACCATTGTGGTTATATGCATATCGGTCTGGCTTCCTGACTGCACACATTCCTGTAGGTGTGGTGTTCTTTGTAATAAGTGTCCTCAGCGTTGGTAGAGCTATGTGTGCTGCAGTAGAGGTACCGTACTAGACATAATCCCTTTTCGAAATTATTGCttcggcttaaaggcagtggacactattggtaattactcaaaataattgttagcataaaaacttacctggtaacaagaactggagagctgttgatagtataaaacattgtgataaatggctccctatgaggttacatagtttttgagaaagaagtaattttccacgaatttgattttgagacctctgattttgaatttgaggtctcaaaatcaagcatctgaaagcacacaactttgtgtgacagggttGTTAtcatctcccaacttcgatgcccaattgagctcaaattttcacaggtttgagaagactggtcttttacagttaccaatagtgtccagagtctttaatagcacttgacactattggtaattaggctactcaaaataactgtcagcatacaaaaaatacttggtagcaagcaatggggagctgttgatagcataaaacattgtgagaaacggctccctctgaagtacttagttttttagaaagaggtaatttctcactcaaattataaaAGTCTTCATGCCTGAAGATTtttatttgtgcaacaatggtgttttatctttcagtattctcttgcaacttcgatgaccattttagcccaaatttccacacgtTCGTTATTTTGTTGGGATAGACCATTggaatagaacccggagaacgctgagctcggccACCCTCTGTGCCGTCTGTGGACGCGGATACGCCGCGCGATACGCGCgtatggcaaaattatcatTGCATGAGACAGGTGTATGACAAGATGGCAAGATGTCATAGCGCACATAGACCGTttctagtgttttcattggtcaatgatgatgtcattgtatggcaaaattgtatggcaaaatattttgccatacacgcgttacAAAAATAGTATGCGCGActataaaaatggtctcacaactaaaccgcacgcacaatgagacactcggcgttctccgggttctatttctatgggatagaccaagtgagaatactggtctttgtcaattacaaaagatgtccagtgcctttatacagTTTGGCCATAAGCCTTCTGGATTACACCAGCCTTTCAGTATCTAGATTGGAGTATTTCCTAAGCCACATTATAATGCTCAACTGTCTTGGACTTTCCGCAATATCATAACATTTGTTTACTACAGATACaactcaaatttgtgcaacaaatgtgttttatctttcagtattctcttgcaacttcgatgaccattttagcccaaatttccacacgtttgttattttgttgggaaagaccaagtgagaatactggtctttgtcaattacaaaagatgtccagtgcctcatACAGTTGGTGCCATAGGCCTTCTTGATTACACCTGTCGTTTCAGTTTCTAAATTGTAGTATTTCTCAAGCCACATTGCTCAACTGTCTTGGACTTTCCACAATATCATAAAATTTGTTTACCACAGAAACATCTCGCTTAGAACAGATAACCAGCCTAACTATCAAGTGATACATATGGTCGGGTTGGTTTACAACTGGTGTcttgcctgggcccaatttcatagcactgctaagcacaaaaaattgcttagcatgacatttcttccttgataaaaacaggaatgccaaccaaatttccagttgttgcatgttgcttcttaCTGGTATACAGCTGTTGGTTTGCtggtcctgaaaatcacgtggaaatttggttggcttgcctgtttttatcaagggagaaatttcatgctaagcaaatttttgtgcttagcaggcctccacctctaggaccccgattcgaatcccaccatgGGCATtctgtggattgggttttcagtccctacctgactgcgtgggttttccctggaatcattctctggggttttcctcccacatctaaaacagaatttcttcattgtcttcttgcttctcgtttggctctaataagAGCGCTGAGAATATATATCAAAATCCAAACAAAATATCGTTGTAACTGTTGCACATTAGTTCCAATTTGTgaaaatcttgtttttgttttcagaaatattAACGGActataaatttttattttttcagttGTATTGTATCTGGGCTCACATCCAGCAGATGATCAGCAGCGACATCAGCCAGAAAAGTCTCTTGAGAGAAGAAAAAGACCAGAAGCCAGATTTGGTTTGATACAACACAATAAACCATGTATGCGGGTTAGATTTGAAtactgtctggtacaatgacttgcttagtcacaatgtagcTCAGTCaaaattcctcagactatagaaagttgctatgtcaaatggttcagggcaagcctttgcatagcgtgtcatggccgagcgcttaatggccgagcggttaagagcaccgggttcgcaagctctggtgtttgatcagcagagtgtgggttcgaatcccggtcgtgacacttgctacttaaaattggggaggtagtgctttctgctctactggccaggcttctgattgatgatacccatcctacatccgtatggactgtgaagggggtaaccctgtttcagccctagctAGGTGGCAAAGggctctgaaaaaaataattgtagcccacaccttgaagtggccttcatgccttgtgtgtctggcgacttgcataaacaaaataaataaaaatagcaacctccagatgagccgaccctggtaccattgtgcgatacacatccattcagaattgtgaatgggtgttcaccgtctttTACGTAACTACCCAAAAGCTTGCTCCTAATAATGTGACATAGCTACTGCCTccatagtctgaggaattcaaatttaagtggtaacgtATAATCAAGCACGTCGTtataccagacaatattcaaatctaacacaaATGGCTTATTAATCAAAGCGCTGGAAAATGTTGCTTGGCAGACAAAAATGAAGGTtactttcataaaaacaattaatttgacaAGCCTTTGGGTTCTTGTTCATCACTTAGCAGCAATAGTATTtgcttaaccctcctactcctGGTTTCATTTTCTAGTGAGTTCACcaaccattcaaaaccacacgCCTGCAAGGGTTTTGTAGGGTGGCTCAACTGCGCACAGTACCAACTGTGTGCATGTGTTTAGTGTGTTGGTGCATTCAACATATGACACCTCAACGCACTGGGGTCGAACCTGGGTCGACCCCTGGAAGCTACACGGGATCAGACCTGGGTTgatccagggaagctaatcaaaagtctgaccagtggaaatgAGAAACCTTCCAAAAATCAGAGGGATATCGAGGTTTACTCTGGTCCAAAAGTCTGCCaagcaatttttattttctgatcTTAAGGAAGGCAAAGAACTGTACAGCATGCAATACCACAGTAATCATAGACAGGCAAATACTTTATGAGCATTTTTGAACATTTACCTGATTTGGTTATAACTTCGTAATAGATTATTACATATTTTCAActaaatttgatttgtttatgaGTGATTCACAACAGTGAAACTGTTGCCTTTATTGGTTAGTTATAACCTACATCCACAAAACTGCCATTTTTAAATTCCAAGATTTTTTACAATGATATGGGATGTGAACTTGGAACTCCCATATCTTGTAAAAGCTATTCACATGTAGCTTTATATTCTTCTTAGTTAATTAGACCGAGTCACACAAACAAGACGgtgacaaaacattttttttccccctgtgCCTCACAGCTTATGGAACACCATAACCATCCCTAATAGAAACACAGGAACAATTTTGTCCTTCAAAAAGGCTCTTTAAGTCCAtcaccagggcctaatttcatagagctgcttaagcagaaaatattgcttaaaaaatttctgctaagcagaaatgagcaggataccagtcacaagttgtgcatgtgacatggtagtttggctggtaaccttagtaACCCcggtaagcaacattttgttgcaCTTACTTAGCTCcttgttctgcttaagcagctctatgaaattgggacccgAGTCCAaattcatggcactgcttaccaaAGAATCGGTGCAAACATAAGCAGAATATTCTGCACTTACTTAAGCGtactgcttaccgtaagcaaagaatcggtgcaTACATAAGCAGAAGATTCTGCACTTACTTAAGCGTACTGCTTACTgaagcaaagaatcggtgcatacatgtacataagcaGAAGATTCTGCACTTATTTAAGCGtactgcttaccgtaagcaaaggaTCGGTGCATACATAAGCAGAAGATTCTGCACTTATTTAAGCGTACTGCTTACTgaagcaaagaatcggtgcaTACATAAGCAGAAGATTCTGCACTTATTTAAGCGtactgcttaccgtaagcaaagaatcggtgcaTACATAAGCAGAAGATTCTGCACTTACTTAAGCGTACTGCTTACTgaagcaaagaatcggtgcatacatgtacataagcaGAAGATTCTGCACTTATTTAAGCGtactgcttaccgtaagcaaaggaTCGGTGCATACATAAGCAGAAGATTCTGCACCTACTTAAgcgtacatgtacttcacatgTAAAGCAGAGAATTTTTGCCTGTGCGTGTGCGCATTCCATGtcaggcattctttgcttacaagcacacaaattcatcgtttgagcaaagaatggtgattgcaagcacagaatttggcggtaagcatgAAAATGGGCCATGTTTTGAAGCATGTAgctctttttattttttctctaTTACAatgtttccttttacctcaaaATGCCTTGTATCATTTATTAATTTGGTGCTATATAAAcgtgtttaatattattattaatatattaagAATTTTGTCAGGCCagggcaaaatattttgacaatctattgTAATGTATGAAATTATAACTGCAATATATATAGTATTAAGAGGTAGGTTATgtccaaattaaaagtttttGGATTGATTGCTATGCAACATGTGgtagtgtcatggccgagcggttaggagcaccggattcaagcactggtgtttgatcagcggggtgtgggttcggatcccggtcatgacacttgctacataaaattcgggaggtagtgctttctgctctaccggctaggcttcgaattgaagatacccaagactgtgaaaggggtaaccctgtttcagccctaggagtaggtggcaatggcctctggaaacaaataattgtagcccacaccttgaagtggccttcaggccttgtgtgtcaggcgacttgcataaaaacaatttttttttttaaatgtgcaaTAAGGACCATTTACATGTAGCACTTGGCTTATTTGGACGTGACCATacctaaaacaaatttcattatTGTCTTTGATAGTTAGGTATATATATCATCAACTTATTTCCTGGGGTATATTTTACTTTGCCATAACACAGTCAAAATTAGTCCAGGAAAACCAGGCCAAATTCACCCAAGGACTTTCGCTGACCATAGTTTGACTTATATTGGGAGAACTCTGTGaagttcaatcaatcaatcaatcaaacgtaatttgtatagcgcctaaatcaaaAGTTGGACTAACGTcggtttttcaaaacaaacaaatgacacccaaaagttcagtaaagcatatatttaacaagcactctctcctgcttaTTAGAAGCTGATATGTTGGTTGTCTGCCAATTTATTTCCATATCTCTATCTAAAAAgtactcattttgcaagctgtccacGAAATTCTTGACCCCAAAAAATGTAAAGTAAGCTACTTATTTCTCAGATGTTTAGATTCAGTCAAGCATTAACATTCCATGGACAAACATGagtgctttcagtaaaacaTGCATAACTTCTCTTAGAAAttatcaatttgtttcattctttttCTTCACATAATCAGGAAAGAATACTTGTTTAATATGTGCTTTACTTGGGTTTTGAGtgtcagttgttttgttttaaaatcatgAATCTCCACCAACTTCATTTCGACTTGCGCTGTACAGCAAGTATTTCTCAATTTAAGACATCACACCACATTGATGACAAGCTGATACTTTGGTTTTCTGCCAGTTTATTTCCATATCACTATTTCTGAGAAGTGCCTGATTATGGCATGGGGGAAtcttatttgtaaatattgtgaTACACTTGACATATCTACAGCCGGGGCAAGGCAGCTATTAGTTTTAAGTTATGCAAACAGATTTAACATGATGTAAATATAAACTGACATTTTGATAAAGAGAAGACcgcttattaaaggaacacgttgctttggatcggtcgagttggtctttgaaaagcgtttgtaaccgtttgttataaaatgcatatggttagaaaactgtttaaaaagtagaatgagccacacacatttgcctcaaaattgtgttttttttttttaactttgcgaactaacatggtcggccatttatgcgagtcaaaaatttgactcccataaatggccgaccgtgtttgtcgacgaggtaaaacgaaaaccacgcaatttcgagtgatacttgtatggatcatattctacttttaaaatatctttctaatcatatgtattctataacaaacagttatatacgcttttcaaagaccaactcgaccgatccaaggcaacgtgttcctttaattcattttttaatgttttaaaagatGTCCACTTTCGACCCAAGATTTCTTGTTCACACTATCAAGAGTTGTAAAGAATTTTTCAATTAATTCCTATTAAGCTGTGTTTGAATCGAGTGACTATGGCTATTGGCTACGGCTATTGGCTGCAACAAAACTGAAGAATAGTAGTGgtgtgaaaaataaaaagtaactaaaaaacagtaaacttgcggttAAAACTcttgggagtgttggctctgtaaagagccagtgtggtctcaacagtgtggtctcaacgttttcaAAAAGTATACTCAGCTTGTCTTCAGTTTTTTCCTCCTGGagacaaagaatattaattttggtttttacccatgcaccgatgtgtgttagcactgtatactcagtacttcccccgagtcatgtgaaaaaatatcacaggcatgttactcgggtgggattcgaacccacgacccttgcaattctagagcagtgtcttaccaactagactactgaggttgcccggtagctagaggcaagtTCATTTCATAGCCAACACTTGCACAAAAGCAATTTAGTACATAGCTGTACACCCGCAAGTTAACTATTTTTAGTTACTTCTTATTGAAGGATAGGATTTTCCTGTGTTACAGCTGCAGCTATTGCCAAAGTCATTCATTCAAACGAGGcctattatgtttttttaaaatttgtttcataattttcatgaatttgtgttttttatgaatgaaaacaatatGTACAAGAAAGAAAATGTTCCCAAAGCTTGCTTCATTATTTCTATTATTAGTTTATTAATAACCATCATTATCCAGTGCGCCaattcttagagctgcttacacAGGAAATTGTGCTTAAcctttttctgcttagcagaagttaGCAGGAAAAAAATGCCTACTCGTACCTTCTCACACAACACCAAATCCAAGTGCTAGTTACGAGAATATTTATTGTCTTTCCTATGTCGAGTCACGATTGCATTGTGGCAACAGTATTTTCGAAGGAAACTGATTACTCATAAAGCTCTGAGTATTTCTGCTCGATGGGCATGGACAAATTTTCTGAATACCAGTGGTTAATATTAACCATAGCAATCATTCGCCTATTTAACTGACAAACCCCCAGTGATGGCTTATTCCATagatatagaccatgtgaactttgtttacaataactgtgaccttgtacattctttgagtgttctggcaggcacaacactgcacaggtcatatgggaaagttgacattttgtgtcataatttccaagagttatgaaagtaaaagctggacaagttttgagatgtgccccctttcatcatatcaaaagttgataagaattagacagtgcaatctccataaaatacaaGATTTTTATGacttcttccattaggctgtgtacaaatcgtgcctgcaggaagtccaggctctgtggctctgttgtaaacatgtgatgtcacaggtcaacTATGTCTATAGACCTTTTATATTGCAACGACAAAGCCCGAGTATTTGTTCaccgaggttggaaaactatggaaagccataaatgcaaaacaaaaacagatagctACTCTTTGTAACAATTTCACacaattttcaaacaaaacaaccaatcatgggaggtattttatttaattgaaagtttgcaaaaaaaagttaaatgttaccacgattgagtgttttactaacatttaGCCATCCATGCCAGCAAGCTCGGTTTGTTTACTAAGAACAGACAGGTCTGTAATGGTTTGTATTTATCTGTGATGTAAGATTTCTTCAAAACCATTTCTCattgagatacatcaacaaCACACTGAAAATCTAAGACCGTCTTCAATTAAATCATAATAGTTCACAAAACATACttttaaatattcatattttgaAAGAGTGCATGAAAGATGTAGAAAATAACACCATCCACTATGTTTCAAGTAATTTCGTCGCTACtttcaaattcaaaactcaACTGATCAATTTCATAacactgttaagcagaaaatactgtttagcaaatttctttgccaagCAAAAAAAGAACATGGGACCACTTGTTAACTTTATGGAtccttggctggtaaccagtttcttttaagcaatatttttctatgcttagcaagtttttatgcttacaagctttatgaaattgagccctagTCTTGTCTTACGACAAAATATCACAATATTCAACCAGTacgaaaaacaaattctgtaaccGATCATGGTTGTTAATGTATTACGTGCACTATTATTTCTTTACTGGTGACCACTAAATTTTCTCAATTGGAGGTAAGATCTCTGTGATGATACCGGTACCCAGCGTGATGCGTCCGTCTCGCAGGGTAAATCTCTGCCCAAGTTCAAGGACCATGTTCTTCTGTAGAGCCAGTGATAAACTAACGTCTTCACCTACATGAGAAGATAAAGAGTACAAGAATACAACATCTGTGTCTAGAAAGTTCAACAACTGCATTCTGTAAAAGCAAAAACTCCTAAGAttaatggaccgatccggcatgtcaatcaaactgtgcgcgttcacccatttgaccaaacACAGCAGTGATtatggtcggacaaactcggtcatgcgtgcgcataTATTTGGCATGCACGGCAGAAT
Above is a genomic segment from Asterias rubens chromosome 5, eAstRub1.3, whole genome shotgun sequence containing:
- the LOC117290956 gene encoding CDP-diacylglycerol--inositol 3-phosphatidyltransferase 1-like, whose amino-acid sequence is MAENVYFYVPNIIGYGRLLLVLLSWFYWRNPPWLIGFYMTSLFLDAINGTVARKLHQTSAFGVWLDLVVDNVGRGMLWSQIYKWGCFVSALEWCVLVCTHTAGAQWKSNYGQAPWLVKNVMSNDCKTPVGLYTAWSLHLLPLWLYAYRSGFLTAHIPVGVVFFVISVLSVGRAMCAAVELYCIWAHIQQMISSDISQKSLLREEKDQKPDLV